From a single Georhizobium profundi genomic region:
- a CDS encoding class I SAM-dependent methyltransferase has translation MVHLTKSGLKFSRRTDKDVAFDQYEAGVPSYQNAIDLLPGWTGSFPDALKLKAGRLALYNDHRIAWMIKQMGSLEGKKVLEIGPLEGMHTYMIDQQKPDRVDAVEANRLCYLRCLITREILGMNHAHFHLGDAMAWLKEKPERYDLIVASGVLYHMAEPVELLRLMAERSDAVFIWTHYFPDVSEKTEPWRQAFSGKTETRELNGIPVRLYERGYFNASSNASFCGGPKDRHYWVHREDILSLLTSFGYGSIEIMGEDRNHSGGPCFSLLAKRN, from the coding sequence GTGGTTCACCTGACCAAATCCGGCCTGAAATTTTCACGCCGCACCGACAAGGACGTCGCCTTCGACCAGTACGAAGCGGGAGTTCCGTCCTACCAAAACGCCATTGATCTCCTGCCCGGCTGGACCGGCAGCTTTCCCGATGCGCTGAAACTGAAGGCCGGCAGGCTCGCGCTCTACAACGATCATCGCATCGCGTGGATGATCAAGCAGATGGGCTCGCTCGAGGGCAAGAAAGTACTCGAGATCGGCCCGCTCGAGGGCATGCACACCTACATGATCGATCAGCAGAAGCCGGATCGGGTCGATGCTGTGGAAGCGAACCGGCTCTGCTATCTGCGCTGCCTGATCACCCGCGAAATCCTCGGCATGAACCACGCCCATTTCCATCTTGGGGATGCGATGGCATGGCTGAAGGAAAAGCCGGAACGCTACGATCTCATCGTCGCATCCGGCGTTCTCTACCACATGGCCGAGCCGGTTGAGCTTCTCCGGCTGATGGCGGAAAGAAGCGACGCCGTCTTCATTTGGACGCATTATTTTCCGGATGTCTCTGAAAAGACCGAGCCGTGGCGACAGGCATTTTCGGGCAAGACCGAGACGCGAGAGCTGAACGGGATACCGGTGCGTCTCTATGAGCGTGGCTACTTCAACGCTTCGTCCAACGCGTCGTTCTGTGGGGGCCCGAAGGACCGTCATTATTGGGTCCATCGAGAAGACATCCTCTCGTTGCTGACATCCTTTGGCTACGGCAGCATCGAAATCATGGGTGAGGACCGCAACCACAGCGGTGGCCCCTGCTTTTCGCTTCTGGCAAAGCGCAACTGA